A stretch of the Arvicanthis niloticus isolate mArvNil1 chromosome 17, mArvNil1.pat.X, whole genome shotgun sequence genome encodes the following:
- the Phf3 gene encoding PHD finger protein 3 isoform X6 produces MVGCGRCDDWFHGDCVGLSLSQAQQMGEEDKEYVCVRCCAEEDKKTDVVDTEILEAQAPTEAHSEDKRMECGKLMSSKHGVTEDKHRHSDDSGKHKVKILKRESSEGKTSSDSRDNEVKKWQLAPLRKLSQPLLPRRSSEEKSEKIAKDSAALACAGERAARSGTHEKQETKKRKVEKGGPNVHPPAAASKPSADQIRQSVRHSLKDILMKRLTDSNLKIPEEKAAKVATKIEKELFSFFRDTDAKYKNKYRSLMFNLKDPKNNILFKKVLKGEVTPDHLIRMSPEELASKELAAWRRRENRHTIEMIEKEQREVERRPITKITHKGEIEIESDAPMKEQEAAMEIQESSTNKSLEKPEASEKQKEEADSTSKDTTSQHRQHLFDLNCKICIGRMAPPVDDLSPKNVKVVVGGARKHSDNEAESIADALSSTTNILASDFFEEEKQESPKSTFSPTPRPEMPGTVEVESTFLARLNFIWKGFINMPSVAKFVTKAYPVSGSPDYLTEDLPDSIQVGGRISPQTVWDYVEKIKASGTKEICVVRFTPVTEEDQISYTLLFAYFSSRKRYGVAANNMKQVKDMYLIPLGAADKIPHPLVPFDGPGLELHRPNLLLGLIIRQRLKRQHSASAGPSHTAETPESAPIALPPDKKSKMESSTEEAAEEESDFFNSFTTVLHKQRNKPLQPLQEDMPTAAEPLMEITKQEPPKPLRFLPGVLIGWDNQPSTLELANKPLPVDDILQSLLGTTGQAFEQTQPVVEQSTLKEIPFISDQANPKIEKIDKVEVTEGETKEIKVKAENISESAGKTSGVEETSLVGSSSISPGPLASLSLRGKPPDVSTEAFLTNLSIPSKQEETVENKERILKRPLLQDQENSLQDNRTSSNSPCRPSTGKGSMDGNVSCSDSLVANTRAPQFINLKRDPRQAAGRNQQTASESKDAESCKNGEKHAVSVSGPPPNREPFAESVGGEGKLPSLEKSSCVEQRDDSEAAPNSSSLENLNSSQAEQANPSQEDTLTQNIETVHPFRRGSATTSSHFEGGNTCQSEFPSKSINFTSRSSSPRANTNFSPMRPQQPNLQHLKSSPPGFPFPGPQNFPPQNVFGFPPHLPPPLLPPPGFGFPQNPPMVPWPPVHVPGQPQRMMGPLSQASRYMGPQNFYQVKDIRRPERRHSDPWGRQDQQQPDRPFTRGKGDRQRFYSDSHHLKRDRHDKEWEQESERHRHRDRSQERDRDRKSKEEAHKDKERPRLSHIDRAPDGKVSRDNKSADKKPDKPKGEDHEKEKEREKSKHREGEKDRERYHKDRDHTDRVKSKR; encoded by the exons GAGTCTAGTGAGGGAAAAACTTCCTCTGATAGTAGAGATAATGAAGTTAAAAAATGGCAGCTAGCCCCTCTTCGCAAGTTGAGCCAACCACTTTTACCTCGAAGATCATcagaagaaaaaagtgaaaaaatagcAAAAGATTCTGCAGCTCTTGCCTGCGCAGGCGAGAGAGCAGCGAGATCAG gtacTCATGAGAAGCAAGAGACAAAAAAGAGGAAAGTTGAAAAGGGTGGACCTAACGTGCACCCACCTGCTGCAGCTTCCAAGCCTTCTGCAGATCAAATCAGACAGAGCGTCCGGCATTCTCTCAAAGATATTCTTATGAAAAG actTACAGACTCAAACTTGAAGATCCCAGAAGAAAAGGCAGCAAAGGTTGCcacaaaaattgaaaaagaacttttctccttttttcgGGACACGGATGccaaatataagaataaatatagAAGCTTGATGTTTAATCTAAAAGATCCTAAAAACAAT ATATTATTTAAGAAAGTACTAAAAGGAGAAGTAACCCCTGATCATCTTATAAGAATGAGTCCAGAGGAACTAGCCTCCAAAGAGTTAGCTGCGTGGAGACGAAGGGAGAACAGACAC aCCATAGAGATGATcgagaaggaacagagagaagtGGAAAGACGACCAATCACGAAAATAACTCACAAAGGTGAGATAGAAATCGAGAGTGACGCCCCGAtgaaagagcaggaagcagccatGGAGATCCAG GAATCTTCAACCAATAAGTCATTGGAGAAGCCAGAAGCAtctgagaaacaaaaagaagaggctGACTCCACATCTAAAGACACCACTAGTCAACACAGACAGCATCTCTTTGACCTGAACTGCAAAATATGCATAG GTCGAATGGCACCACCTGTAGATGATCTTTCTCCAAAAAATGTGAAAGTTGTTGTAGGAGGAGCCCGTAAACATTCCGACAATGAAGCAGAAAGTATAGCAGATGCATTGTCTTCAACTACAAATATTCTGGCCTCTGATTTCTTTGAGGAGGAGAAACAAGAATCTCCCAAATCAACATTCTCCCCCACTCCACG TCCAGAGATGCCTGGAACTGTAGAAGTTGAATCAACCTTCCTGGCTCGATTGAACTTCATCTGGAAAGGTTTTATCAATATGCCATCTGTGGCAAAGTTTGTTACCAAAGCCTACCCTGTTTCTGGATCCCCTGACTACTTGACAGAG GATCTACCAGATAGCATTCAAGTAGGTGGCAGGATATCGCCTCAGACAGTTTGGGATTatgtggaaaaaataaaagcatcaggCACCAAG GAGATCTGTGTGGTTCGCTTCACACCAGTAACTGAAGAAGATCAGATTTCTTACACTTTGCTGTTCGCCTACTTCAGTAGCAGAAAGCGCTATGGTGTGGCTGCTAACAACATGAAGCAGGTTAAAGACATGTACCTTATTCCGTTGGGCGCTGCAGATAAAATCCCACACCCTCTTGTGCCTTTTGATGGACCTG GACTTGAGCTGCACAGACCTAATCTGCTGTTGGGCTTGATTATTCGTCAGAGGCTGAAGCGACAGCACAGTGCGAGTGCAGGTCCCAGTCACACAGCCGAGACTCCTGAGAGCGCCCCAATAGCCTTGCCCCCTGACAAGAAAAGTAAAATGGAGTCATCCACAGAAGaagcagcagaggaagagagtgaCTTTTTCAATTCCTTTACAACTGTATTACACAAGCAGAGAAACAAGCCCCTGCAGCCTCTTCAGGAAGACATGCCAACAGCAGCTGAACCTCTAATGGAAATCACCAAGCAAGAGCCTCCAAAACCCTTAAGGTTCCTTCCTGGGGTCCTAATTGGCTGGGACAATCAACCTTCTACTCTGGAACTAGCAAATAAACCTCTTCCTGTGGATGACATACTCCAGAGCCTTTTGGGCACCACTGGTCAAGCATTTGAGCAGACTCAACCAGTTGTAGAACAAAGCACTCTTAAAGAAATTCCTTTTATAAGTGATCAAGCTAAcccaaaaatagagaaaatagatAAAGTGGAGGTAACTGAAGGTGAAACCAAGGAGATAAAAGTTAAAGCAGAAAATATTTCGGAGTCTGCAGGTAAAACCTCAGGAGTAGAAGAAACTTCATTGGTAGgttcctcttccatttctccaggGCCTCTGGCAAGTCTCAGTCTGAGAGGGAAACCACCAGATGTTTCTACAGAAGCATTCTTAACAAACTTATCGATTCCCTCAAAACAGGAGGAAACTgtggaaaacaaagagagaatattaaaaagaCCACTGCTCCAAGATCAAGAGAATAGTTTGCAAGATAATAGGACTTCTAGTAACTCTCCCTGCAGGCCTAGCACCGGAAAGGGAAGCATGGATGGTAACGTGAGCTGCAGTGACAGTCTTGTTGCTAACACCAGAGCCCCACAGTTCATCAACCTGAAAAGGGACCCTAGGCAAGCAGCAGGACGAAATCAGCAGACAGCTTCAGAAAGCAAGGATGCAGAGAGCtgcaaaaatggagaaaagcatgctgtgtctgtgtctggtcCACCACCCAACAGAGAGCCCTTCGCAGAGTCTGTCGGTGGAGAGGGAAAGCTGCCTTCTCTAGAGAAGAGCTCTTGTGTAGAGCAACGTGATGACTCAGAGGCTGCACCAAACTCATCCTCACTAGAAAACTTAAATTCTTCACAAGCAGAACAAGCCAATCCTTCACAAGAGGATACTTTAACACAAAATATTGAAACCGTCCATCCATTCAGAAGAGGATCGGCTACAACATCTTCTCATTTTGAAGGTGGAAATACATGCCAATCAGAATTTCCTTCTAAAAGCATCAACTTTACTTCCAGGAGTAGCAGCCCCCGAGCGAATACAAACTTTTCACCTATGAGGCCACAGCAACCCAACCTCCAGCACCTCAAGTCTAGTCCTCCTGGGTTCCCATTTCCAGGACCCCAAAACTTTCCTCCCCAAAATGTGTTTGGATTTCCACCACATTTGCCACCTCCGCTACTCCCCCCTCCAGGCTTTGGCTTTCCTCAAAATCCCCCTATGGTTCCTTGGCCACCTGTTCATGTCCCTGGCCAACCACAACGCATGATGGGGCCCCTTTCACAAGCATCAAGGTACATGGGCCCACAAAATTTTTATCAGGTAAAAGACATTCGGAGACCAGAGAGGCGCCATAGTGACCCGTGGGGTAGGCAAGACCAACAACAACCAGATAGGCCATTTACTAGGGGTAAAGGGGACCGTCAGAGATTCTACAGCGATTCACACCACTTGAAAAGAGATCGTCACGACAAGGAATGGGAGCAAGAATCTGAaaggcacagacacagagacagaagccaagaaagggacagagacaggaaaagcaaAGAGGAAGCACACAAAGATAAGGAGAGGCCACGGCTATCACACATCGATCGAGCACCAGATGGAAAAGTGAGCAGAGATAATAAGAGTGCAGACAAGAAACCGGATAAGCCTAAAGGTGAAGAccatgaaaaggagaaagagagagagaagagcaagcacagagaaggggagaaggacaGAGAGCGGTACCACAAAGACAGGGACCACACTGACAGAGTGAAAAGCAAAAGGTGA